The Athene noctua chromosome 10, bAthNoc1.hap1.1, whole genome shotgun sequence genome segment ATCTCCTTACAGCAGGCTCGCTCCGCTTGCTTAAGCCAGCTGCCCTGCTTGTGTGAAAAACCAGTGGTCTTGGTGAGTGACTCTGGTGCGTGCGTTTGCTGAACTAGTTCTGAAAGAAGGGTGAGACACCTTTAGAGGAGCTGTTGTGTTGAATCTTCAGCGGCGCCAAAAGGCAACATCACGGGTTCTTGTGGGGCTGTGCGTTGCAGAACGGGAGGGAAACGGACAGTGTTGGCAGTGCTGGGGGTTCAATAAGCTCTCGAGGGGGAGGAGAGCGTAAGGTCTCACGATTCCGGTCGAGGCACGGCGTGACACCGAGGTGTTTTCAGTGTGTGTCTCCTCTTGGGAGGTTGTGCAGCTCCACTCCCTCTGCGCTGAGTCAATATACGGGAAAACTGCAGTGCAGGGGAGATAGATTAATTGAATTGTAATCTCTATTTTTATACACACGTTGACCATTACAGTATTTAATTTACTAGCATTTTTTCGGGACAGATTGCCAGTCATCTTAAATCAATTATATGTCACCAGCATTTCCCAGGGACCCAGTTTGTGCTGAGTCTTCCCTTTCTAAAGCCTTGTCAGTACAGAGAAAGTACTTAAATTATCTCAGTTCTGTTCCAGAATAGCACTTTGTGCAGCCGTTCACTTTTTAATTGGAAAAAGACCCCTTCTTGTTATTCCAGAATAATATCCACACAGCTGGTAATTATGAAGTAATTATCCCAACATGCCTTATTCTTCTCTatctcttctggtttgttttctgtcacAGGTACAGGAAGGTAACCTGAGGGGAGATGCTGGAGTCAATTGAtgttaaaggggggggggggagggaagagaaagttTTAACAAAATTTTTCTCTCACAAAACTCGTGTCTTAGAGGAAGAGTGTACTATTGGTGTAATTTATAGTAATTATACATACGCACATACACACACCAATTAGACCCAACTGGGAATAAATTAAGCTGAGAGAAACTCTTCATTGCAAAGTGACGTTGAAGTCCCCTTAGTTCTGACACTGTGCAGCACATTCTGAAATGTGCAAATTCCACCTCAGAGCAAATCTGTGCTGTGGAGGAGCTGAGAGCCCGACATGACCAACCGCTTCTTGGTTCTGGGACGCTGGGTCAATCCCACCCGCTCTCACCTTTACCATTGTCTAGtgcaaaagtatttatttatgggggaaaaaaggaagaagagttaTTTCAAATTACTTTCTGAAAAATTTGCATCAAATTTGtggatctttctttttttcatcggCCATTAATACTAAAATGCCTTGATCTGGAGTAGATCCAGATCATTACAAATGGATTGATAAGGTTCTCTTCCAGAAGCCAGCTTGTTTTGTAAGGCAATTAAGAGGCGTAATAAGATTGTATCGGTGTGCTGAATAAAAAAGTCTTCACTGTGCTGCTTCACGGATTACAGCAAGTTGGTGAAGCAGCAGATGGAGCCGCATGCTCTTGCACGCGGAGGGTCCGTGGACGAGGGGCTGCGCAGTTGTGCCCCGTGGAGCTGGTTGGTGCTTTGGGCCAGGCCTGCCCTGTGCACGCAGGATCCTTGTTTCTTCTAGACCGCACAAAGAAATCAGATCAGTGACAGTCCTTGGAAAATCTTAATGAAATTCCCAATCACAAGAAGAGGCGCCTTAACGAGCGTGTACTGCTTCGGGGTACGCGTTCCCGGGTCTCAGAGACAGCCTGTTCCCTGCGCAGCGCTAACGCCCGGCAGTGTCCGTCCCGCTGTTAACAGGAATTCTCAGCGCTGGCTCTGATCCCTCAGACCAGATCCCGGGTTTCTGCAGCTAAACCCGCCTAAGGGAGCAGTTGTTGTTTCTGCAGTCGCTACAGACTGGAAGCTGATACCCACCCTGTGGTTTTCAGCAACCGAACCCCTCTAGAGAACAGATGAGTTTTCTGGGTGTCTGGTTGCTTTTCCTACCGCGGGGACGGCgtggagctgctgcaggagcccGGCTGGGCCCTAAATCCGGGGTCGTGAGACGGGGCAGGGCGCGATCCGGGGAAGGTTTGGATTTGTGAAGGGTTCCCCGACCGGGTCCGGGTCTGCGTGCGGGGGGTGaccgggagccggcggcggctCTTGGAATGAAACGGCCTGGGGCGTCAGTGGGGGTGCGCGGGGCTGAACCACGACCCGCCTGTCCGacccgcgcggggccggggccgcggccgcgggagCCCGGACGCGGGTGCCGCCTTGGGGAGCGCGGATGACGGTGGCGCGGGGGCCGTGCCCGGTGGGTCCCGGCGACAGAGCGGGGACAAGCGGCGCCACCCGCGACCCCCCGCCCCGAGGCCGGGCCTCCCGCCGGGAGCGGGGCGCCCTCCGCGGGGCCGCTCCGGGGCGGTCACGGCGCCTTTAAGGGGCGTGTCCGGGGGCGGGGCCAtgcgcggggggcgggcggcgctgccccgccgggcccaggtaccgggggggggggcaccggcgcgGGGCCTCGGCCGGGCCGCGGCGCTGAGCGGGACCCGCGCGCTCGGGGGAGCTCGCGCCGTTCGCCGCCGCCGTTCCGGTTACAGGGGGCTCGGCCCCGCGGGCCGCTCGCAGcacggcggcgggcggggccccTTACCGGGGCGCCGGGGGCTCCGCGTTCCCGCGCGGGACCGCGGCAGGCCGCTCGTTTTCTGGGCGGTTTCGTCGTCGCCCCGCAGAGGCCGCGCGGGCGGGAGCGCAGGTTTGCTGTACGCTGCATCGGGGCGGCGTTTGCCCTTTCACCGACTTTGCTCTCTTTTCTGCCTCTGTCTCTTTCCTCCCGGCTGATAGAACTCCTGCCCTTACTCCCAGGCCGCAGAGAACTCGGCCGGCCGAACCCCGGTGCCCCGTCTCGCTTGTGCCCGAGTTTGTGGTTGTTTGAGGCCGTCGGGTCAGCTGAAGCTCGAGGAGCTTTCCCTTCTCCTCAGCTTGTACTGGACACCGTAAAACACGCGAAGCTCAGTTTACTGATGCTGTACCCCAGCCAGCTGAAAAAGGGGACGTTTTTGCAGAATTAGATCCGCTTGTCAAGTCGGTGGCACGAGAAAGGAAAGGTTTTGTGTCGGTGAAGCTGGTGACGAGCGCTTACATTTGTCTCTTTCCCTGCCTAGATCGAGCGGCTGGAAGTCAGCAGCCTCGCGCAGACCTCCAGTGCGGTGGCCTCCAGCACCGATGGCAGCATCAACGCGGACTCTGTGGATGGGACCCCGGACCCGCAGCGTACGAAAGTGGCTATCACACACCTGCAGCAGAAGATCCTGAAGTTGACCGAGCAGATCAAAATCGAACAAACGGCCCGCGATGACAACGTGGCAGAGTACCTGAAACTGGCCAACAATGCAGACAAGCAGCAGAGCGCCCGCATCAAGCAAGTGtttgagaagaaaaatcaaaagtcAGCCCAGACCATCTTGCAGCTGCAGAAGAAACTAGAACATTACCATCGAAAACTGCGAGAGATTGAGCAGAATGGGATCCCTCGGCAGCCGAAGGATGTCTTCAGGGATATGCATCAGGGTTTGAAAGATGTGGGAGCGAAAGTCACCGGCTTCAGCGAGGGAGTTGTAGACAGTGTAAAAGGGGGGCTTTCCAGCTTCTCCCAAGCCACGCATTCAGCAGCAGGAGCCGTGGTTTCCAAACCCCGGGAGATTGCCTCCCTCATAAGGAACAAGTTTGGGAGTGCAGACAACATTGCTAATCTGAAAGACTCCCTGGAAGAAGGCCAGGAAGATGGGACGGGAGGCAAGGCTCTAGGTGTTATTCAGAACTTCCAGTCAAGCCCAAAATATGGCAGTGAAGAGGACTGCTCCAGTGCCACATCGGGCTCGGTGGGAGCCAACAGCACAACGGGGGGCCCTGTGGGAGCTTCTAGCTCCAAAACAAACACTCTGGATATGCAGAGCTCAGGGTTTGATGCAATACTGCATGAGATTCAAGAGATTCGGGAGACACAAGCAAGACTGGAAGAATCGTTTGAGGACCTTAAGGTTCGCTATCAGCGGGATTACTCGTTAATCATGCAGACGCTGCAGGAGGAGCGGTACAGGTATGTGCTGTTGTCCTTCGTTTCGGTACTAAGCACTGTGAGTCGCAGGGCGGCGCAGTCCTGGCTCGGCTGCTCAGCAGGCTGTTCCCAGCAGCCTCACTGAGGTGGGAAGTTCTCAGGATTTTGCCCTCCCAGCTTTGTCTTTTGTAAATACCATTGTCTTGCTCTGTACAAGAAAGAAATAGCAAGGAAAAGAGGTTATTTCATGGTGTTTTCAAGACCAAAAGACAAACCAGAGAGGTTTAGAAGGGTGTCCCACAAGATCAGGAGGTTACTATTATCCAGACAGTGTTGTGCCCTGCAACAGTCCTGCAGGGGTTTGGGTCAGGGCGAGAGACTGGACTGTACGTGGGCGATATCCCAACCCTGCCTCTCCAACACTCAGATCCGTATCTGCCAGAGGAAGAGAGATCAGCTTTCTTAGGGCTCCCCCAGAAGGACGGGACCTTGCCCGTGTGCCAGAGCAAGGGTGTCCCCTTCGCTCAGCCCCGTAGCGGCAGGGTTCAGTGACGTTAAATTGTATATCAGGTGCTGGCAGTGCTGATGTCACGTGTGTCTCTGTCACGGATGGCTCTGGGTGTGGGTAACCCATCATCCCATCAGCCCTCTCCTCGCTGCAGTAGGGCCAGGCCCTGACCAGGTCCCCAGGGAGAGGTGACGGTGGCTTCAGGGAGGCAGCCTGGCAGCGTGGGGCAGTCgcctgctcctcctgcctccccgccaGGCACCCTGTGGGCTGCTGGGGGGCTTCCCCACTCCCTTCCCCGTGCTGCTGGTGGGAGCAAGCTCCCGTGCCGCCCTGTCCTGTCCAGCCGACGGCCTCGTGTCCGCCCGTCGCATGCCAGGAGCCGGGGCTCGCCCCCAGGCTCCGGAGGGAAGAGCCACCAGCTGCCCTTCTGCAGCCATTTGGGGCGCTGCAGCCTAAATCCACGGGATTCTTAAACCAcactttttaaactttaaataaCAAACGCAAGGGTCCCATCTCCTCGTCCCGATGGAGCGCCTCAGGCTTTCATAGCGGCGTTGTCCCCGTGGCCGGGCTGTGAAGCCTGCGAGGCTCAgcacagctgctgggctggggacagccGCTTGAGCCTGCCGCCATGGTGTGCGCAGCGCGGCGTGGAGTTGGCCCACAGCTCTTCAGACATGCTGGTGCCAGATCTTTGGGAACACATTTGGAAAGGCTCAGCCTGCTGCGATCCTGTAGAGACAGCAAGCTTTCTGTGGGCTTTGCAAAGCTTGGATAGATAAAGCCAGACCAACGCCACTTTCTAATCCTGCTTTGCGACAATCAGCGACTTGCCTGGCGCTGGCGCCCAGCACGGCAGCTTTGGTTCCCAGTGCCTCATTGTTGTGAAGTCACCTAACGACCTGGAGTTTGGTCTTCACTCTCCAGCAGAGAGGGGCCTGTTGTCTGTCACTGTGCAGGTTTTCACACGTACAGCAGCAGCCATTCATGGTGGAATCACAGTACAGCTGAAGGAGAGGCCTGAAAATACAGTAGAAGCCCTTGGGGACTGGTGTATGTTGCCAGCTAAACTGGCTAGTTATTCCCTCAAAGCATTAGCCAGGTTCATGGAGGTCCTCATCCGTGCCATGGGCAGTCACATCTGCCATGGGCCATTGACCTTTACCGAGTGCTCCCCTGAGGGGAGCCCAGAGCCTCACCACTAACCAAGGCAGCCTCAAGCGAAAAGCTTTGAGGGAACTTGTGTTTGGCTTACAAATGCTTAAAAAGATAGTAATTTAGACCTGGCATTTGGAATGTTGATGCAAATTAATTAAAGATGTGACCCTTCAAGAGGACCAGTCAAACCACACTAAGTGGCCTTGTCTCTGCAGGCTCTCAGAGGTGAGCAGGTAACTGCAGGATCCGCAGGGAGCTCACGGGTTAATTACAGTGAGGTTAATGCCTTATTGTACAAATCTAGATTCTTGTTTGATAGCTGCTGTGTTTTAAACCATCGCGAAGATAAAAGCCAACATCACCCTGAGAACTGGAAGGTTACGTCACGTGTCTGAGGGCAGAGGATGCCGCTGCCTTGGAGAGGGCTGGTGCCTGTTCCGACGACTCGGAACCCACCTCATTCCTCAGCTCTCttct includes the following:
- the TMCC1 gene encoding transmembrane and coiled-coil domains protein 1 isoform X8, which produces MVQRFSLRRQLSKIERLEVSSLAQTSSAVASSTDGSINADSVDGTPDPQRTKVAITHLQQKILKLTEQIKIEQTARDDNVAEYLKLANNADKQQSARIKQVFEKKNQKSAQTILQLQKKLEHYHRKLREIEQNGIPRQPKDVFRDMHQGLKDVGAKVTGFSEGVVDSVKGGLSSFSQATHSAAGAVVSKPREIASLIRNKFGSADNIANLKDSLEEGQEDGTGGKALGVIQNFQSSPKYGSEEDCSSATSGSVGANSTTGGPVGASSSKTNTLDMQSSGFDAILHEIQEIRETQARLEESFEDLKVRYQRDYSLIMQTLQEERYRCERLEEQLNDLTELHQNEILNLKQELASMEEKIAYQSYERARDIQEALEACQTRISKMELQQQQQQVVQLEGLENATARNLLGKFINILLAVMAVLLVFVSTVANCVVPLMKTRNRTFSTLFIVVFIAFLWKHWDAITGYLERFLSPPR
- the TMCC1 gene encoding transmembrane and coiled-coil domains protein 1 isoform X9, yielding MEIERLEVSSLAQTSSAVASSTDGSINADSVDGTPDPQRTKVAITHLQQKILKLTEQIKIEQTARDDNVAEYLKLANNADKQQSARIKQVFEKKNQKSAQTILQLQKKLEHYHRKLREIEQNGIPRQPKDVFRDMHQGLKDVGAKVTGFSEGVVDSVKGGLSSFSQATHSAAGAVVSKPREIASLIRNKFGSADNIANLKDSLEEGQEDGTGGKALGVIQNFQSSPKYGSEEDCSSATSGSVGANSTTGGPVGASSSKTNTLDMQSSGFDAILHEIQEIRETQARLEESFEDLKVRYQRDYSLIMQTLQEERYRCERLEEQLNDLTELHQNEILNLKQELASMEEKIAYQSYERARDIQEALEACQTRISKMELQQQQQQVVQLEGLENATARNLLGKFINILLAVMAVLLVFVSTVANCVVPLMKTRNRTFSTLFIVVFIAFLWKHWDAITGYLERFLSPPR
- the TMCC1 gene encoding transmembrane and coiled-coil domains protein 1 isoform X7, which translates into the protein MFMWCCCTCVCCERDFCEPVKIERLEVSSLAQTSSAVASSTDGSINADSVDGTPDPQRTKVAITHLQQKILKLTEQIKIEQTARDDNVAEYLKLANNADKQQSARIKQVFEKKNQKSAQTILQLQKKLEHYHRKLREIEQNGIPRQPKDVFRDMHQGLKDVGAKVTGFSEGVVDSVKGGLSSFSQATHSAAGAVVSKPREIASLIRNKFGSADNIANLKDSLEEGQEDGTGGKALGVIQNFQSSPKYGSEEDCSSATSGSVGANSTTGGPVGASSSKTNTLDMQSSGFDAILHEIQEIRETQARLEESFEDLKVRYQRDYSLIMQTLQEERYRCERLEEQLNDLTELHQNEILNLKQELASMEEKIAYQSYERARDIQEALEACQTRISKMELQQQQQQVVQLEGLENATARNLLGKFINILLAVMAVLLVFVSTVANCVVPLMKTRNRTFSTLFIVVFIAFLWKHWDAITGYLERFLSPPR
- the TMCC1 gene encoding transmembrane and coiled-coil domains protein 1 isoform X6, with protein sequence MKRGTSLHSRRGKADAPKGSPQINRRSAQDMGSGRPRSSSTTDAPTNLSMMEIAASIYVGGEEATAAAIERLEVSSLAQTSSAVASSTDGSINADSVDGTPDPQRTKVAITHLQQKILKLTEQIKIEQTARDDNVAEYLKLANNADKQQSARIKQVFEKKNQKSAQTILQLQKKLEHYHRKLREIEQNGIPRQPKDVFRDMHQGLKDVGAKVTGFSEGVVDSVKGGLSSFSQATHSAAGAVVSKPREIASLIRNKFGSADNIANLKDSLEEGQEDGTGGKALGVIQNFQSSPKYGSEEDCSSATSGSVGANSTTGGPVGASSSKTNTLDMQSSGFDAILHEIQEIRETQARLEESFEDLKVRYQRDYSLIMQTLQEERYRCERLEEQLNDLTELHQNEILNLKQELASMEEKIAYQSYERARDIQEALEACQTRISKMELQQQQQQVVQLEGLENATARNLLGKFINILLAVMAVLLVFVSTVANCVVPLMKTRNRTFSTLFIVVFIAFLWKHWDAITGYLERFLSPPR